A window of Salmo trutta chromosome 31, fSalTru1.1, whole genome shotgun sequence contains these coding sequences:
- the LOC115170036 gene encoding transcription factor HES-1-B-like: protein MPADILEKTSPSSVAATPSGVNGNPDKLRTASEHRKSSKPIMEKRRRARINESLGQLKTLILDALKKDSSRHSKLEKADILEMTVKHLRNMQRLQITGAISTDPSVLGKYRAGFSECMSEVTRFLSTCEGVNMEVMSQLLSHLAGCVSQINTVNYSTHRQSLPYPPHPTLGQAIVQIPSASPQNVIMPCKSGSPINFTSEVAKLYSGLQIVSATDGQFAFLIPSAALAHMSVPNALHGNPTVAVAVSPVAPPITADSVWRPW, encoded by the exons ATGCCGGCTGATATTTTGGAGAAAACTTCCCCATCTTCTGTTGCAGCCACTCCGTCGGGCGTAAATGGAAATCCAGATAAACTAAGGACTGCCTCAGAGCACAGAAAG tCTTCTAAGCCAATTATGGAGAAGAGAAGACGCGCGCGAATCAACGAAAGCCTTGGACAGCTCAAGACACTCATACTGGACGCTCTAAAGAAAGAT AGCTCCAGGCATTCGAAGCTGGAGAAGGCAGACATCCTTGAGATGACTGTGAAGCACCTAAGGAATATGCAGCGTCTTCAAATTACTG GCGCTATAAGCACGGATCCATCAGTCCTTGGCAAGTACAGAGCGGGATTCAGCGAGTGCATGAGTGAAGTCACCCGTTTTCTGTCCACATGTGAAGGGGTGAACATGGAGGTCATGTCCCAACTTCTCAGCCACTTAGCCGGTTGTGTGTCACAGATCAACACCGTAAACTACTCAACTCATCGCCAGAGCCTCCCCTACCCTCCGCATCCAACGCTTGGCCAAGCCATTGTGCAAATCCCAAGTGCGTCGCCTCAGAATGTAATCATGCCTTGCAAAAGTGGCTCGCCAATCAACTTCACATCAGAAGTGGCAAAATTATACAGTGGACTTCAGATTGTGTCAGCGACAGATGGACAATTCGCCTTTCTGATTCCAAGCGCGGCCCTTGCGCATATGAGCGTGCCAAACGCCCTACATGGCAATCCAACAGTTGCGGTGGCGGTGTCACCTGTTGCACCTCCCATCACTGCAGACTCCGTGTGGAGACCATGGTAG